The following proteins are encoded in a genomic region of Drosophila willistoni isolate 14030-0811.24 chromosome 2L unlocalized genomic scaffold, UCI_dwil_1.1 Seg196, whole genome shotgun sequence:
- the LOC6639909 gene encoding protein takeout, with translation MHHKMFVNHCNYIRSLVGLVVLLSLCHWSTAKLPSSITPCARDDPQLERCIINAVYQLRPLLTHGNLGEGYRTPPLEPLELDNIDLGRNSQFQASFTQLEARGGSNFIIDRLIAKPEDISYDLWLTLPRIDFKGKYFMRLNLLLLDIKGNGNMRGSCDNAKAAVKMRGTRYLRHGQEYVKFTKMSMRIQFKDFKLDLENLFNGDALLGEVGNTLINNNQDLYLNEIIPGLERGLSKKFLDVANEILATATFDEMFPPGRTVINPIAFPKPNPNPGPSIFEPSFSSRNPSGGILDQLPPRTPKRPVSNSQPTGGIFEDLPGGGIIDPRLNLGN, from the exons ATGCACCACAAGATGTTCGTTAATCACTGCAACTACATCAGGTCACTAGTAGGGCTAGTTGTATTACTAAGTTTATGCCATTGGAGCACTGCCAAATTGC CGTCCAGCATAACACCCTGTGCCCGGGATGATCCGCAATTGGAACGCTGCATAATCAATGCAGTGTATCAATTGAGACCTTTGCTCACACATGGAAATCTAGGAGAAGGCTATAGGACACCACCATTGGAGCCACTTGAATTGGATAACATTGATCTTGGACGGAATAGCCAATTTCAGGCATCGTTTACCCAACTTGAGGCTAGGGGTGGCAGTAATTTTATAATCGATCGTTTGAT AGCTAAACCTGAGGATATATCCTATGATCTGTGGCTAACTTTGCCGAGGATTGACTTTAAGGGCAAATACTTTATGCGTctcaatttgttgttattggacATCAAGGGTAATGGCAATATGCGTGGCTCATGCG ACAATGCCAAGGCGGCAGTTAAGATGCGTGGCACACGTTATCTAAGACATGGACAGGAATATGTAAAATTCACCAAGATGTCTATGCGAATACAGTTCAAGGACTTTAAGCTAGATCTGGAGAATCTCTTCAATGGCGATGCCCTTTTGGGTGAGGTGGGCAACACGCTGATCAACAACAATCAGGATCTCTATCTGAATGAGATCATACCGGGCCTGGAGCGAGGGCTGTCCAAGAAGTTCTTGGATGTAGCTAATGAAATCTTAGCCACTGCCACATTTGATGAAATGTTTCCACCTGGTCGCACTGTAATCAATCCCATTGCTTTTCCCAAACCCAATCCCAATCCTGGTCCATCTATATTTGAGCCTTCGTTTTCTTCACGAAATCCTTCAGGTGGCATTTTGGATCAATTGCCGCCTAGAACGCCAAAGCGTCCGGTGTCAAACTCTCAGCCAACGGGTGGCATATTTGAGGATCTTCCTGGGGGCGGTATTATAGACCCCAGATTAAATTTAGGTAATTAG
- the LOC6639908 gene encoding MORN repeat-containing protein 3, which produces MATCRERFAYPNKSVCSSGRRATFYYPGGGTYSGYWLSNKQHGWGIKTSPKRTSEDFANKKVPNGQLVYEGEWFQNKRHGSGSMLRKHGPELKLIYAGRWYNGEKCGEGKQIYADGCVYFGNWQKSQRHGIGIQWNANGDIYVGEWESDLRHGLGVQFYANGNRYEGHFARGYKNGEGVFYHMHTGQIQKGMWENDNAKASLMQDEASIRRNDNPTPYPIPANYLKYPNEIIRELFQRYKEFGEKNPRPFNDKLCLKFIHHNREFAALEQRFASPTMVDLYTDAGFPCTCDCQQRSKN; this is translated from the exons ATGGCAACTTGCAGGGAGCGTTTCGCTTATCCCAATAAAAGCGTTTGCTCTTCAGGACGTCGAGCTACGTTCTATTATCCTGGCGGTGGAACATATTCAGGATATTGGTTATCCAACAAGCAGCATGGCTGGGGCATAAAGACGTCCCCGAAACGAACTAGCGAAGACTTTGCCAATAAGAAGGTACCCAACGGTCAGTTGGTCTATGAGGGTGAATGGTTCCAAAACAAACGTCATGGTAGTGGCTCTATGCTGAGAAAACATGGACCCgaattaaaattaatctaTGCTGGTCGTTGGTATAATGGCGAGAAATGCGGCGAAGGCAAACAGATATATGCCGATGGTTGTGTTTACTTTGGCAATTGGCAAAAAAGTCAACGACATGGCATAGGTATCCAATGGAATGCGAATGGTGATATCTATGTGGGCGAATGGGAATCGGATCTAAGGCATGGCTTGGGGGTTCAATTCTATG CTAATGGCAATCGTTACGAGGGACACTTTGCTCGTGGTTATAAGAATGGCGAGGGAGTCTTCTATCACATGCATACCGGACAAATCCAGAAGGGAATGTGGGAGAATGATAATGCCAAAGCCTCTCTAATGCAGGACGAGGCTTCAATACGTCGAAATGATAATCCCACACCTTATCCCATTCCCGCCAACTATCTCAAATATCCCAATGAGATTATACGAGAACTATTCCAGAGATATAAAGAGTTTGGTGAAAAAAATCCACGTCCATTCAATGACAAGTTGTGTCTGAAATTCATCCATCATAATCGGGAATTCGCCGCATTGGAGCAGCGTTTTGCCTCACCCACCATGGTGGATCTGTATACGGATGCAGGATTCCCTTGCACTTGTGATTGTCAGCAGCGCTCCAAAAATTAG